Genomic DNA from Babylonia areolata isolate BAREFJ2019XMU chromosome 9, ASM4173473v1, whole genome shotgun sequence:
caaCACCCTTGCAATGGTTGggtgcagggttgaatgagttaatagGTTAGAGGAATTCCTGCCTGTTGTTTTGCACCGCCTTTATTTATAAACTTTGCCTATACTTTTGTGgtgtcagcagcaaaaaaacgTAAAGAGCTACAGGGctgtttaacccctaggctgcctatatgacgagataactcgccAGCGCAATCATGTACGCTTCGCTGTCACAATGATGAGAgaacttttccctggtttgcattcagttcgttgacaaaaatactggtaactTTAGGttgggaatctttctagattctattcatagctagaaacaacatctatgtcatgaggcagtcctttatttgaacattttggttgggttactgccgcagtgcttgcctggctcctctccttgctcgctcaacaaaatgtcagactgatgctgtgctcaagacatgcgatcatggcgaacaaaatcaaccaagattgctttctttagctgatgctcagaaagaattgaagcctaaattcgaaggagaagacagtgaggaacgtttataggacgatttgatagaaaataaagggagcaatcaagaaaGTGGCCAATATACAACTATCAGTAAGTGATGCTGGCTGTGCAGatgtagcagatgacagaaagtgactgaattattatcAGGACtcagtgtgagtgattttcttggcactcagccaatgcagtctggtgagaactggataaagtgaccgtgtgagaggggtgaagaggagaggggtggagatcgagggggcgtggcctcacatctaTATTATCACTtagagaagtcacaatgcattgtgtatctgtctcttttaaaaaacttttttactgtggttgttctagtatgattttgagTGTGCGTATATCCATTTGTCCCGAAAATATGATATTCTAgcgcaaattacctgactaatgtttgtaattaaCAACTTGaaaatgtgataaaaaaacaaaacactatttcaaaacaacagcatgtcactgaaaatatataaaatgggaaaatatcacgtgttttgtattctttattcatttacctttcagaaaatatatgctTTTAagttttatgggtctttctccaataacaaagagcacagaattttttgaaaatttatccctattttttgtggaaaaagcccctggcaaatagatttcacttaaatcttattttcatgGCAGCGAAAGAgttacgaaagaaaaaagaaaaaaaaagaagcaccttTTTCTCCTCAAAATATGGCTCATTTGGTTGAACACTAAGCTTGCATGCATGTCCTTGTAAgggtgtgttgtgctgcattgtgttacACTGCAGTacgtagcattgtattgtattgtactgtatgactttttttggtcacaacagatttctccgtgtgaaattcaggttacTCTCCACAGGGACAGtgcgtcaccacagtgcagtgtcaCCACTTTCTTCATGTTTTTTCCGTATGCAAGTTTATTTGATTTACTAGTTTCACTGCAGATGGACACActtgcaacattttttttaaaccgctATGACTCTGGTAGTATTACAAATCATCCTTTACAAACACAATGCACATCAAAAAAGGTTCTTCCCCAAGCAGGGATTAACCCTTTTACCCACAGGTCGCCCAGCACTAATCACCCATGAAATCCTGTGCCAAGGGGAATAACTCTTGCGATTAGCGATAGTGGGCAATCataaacattgattaaaaatataatCACCTTCTTTTGTTACACatttttatttttcctgcgtTCTACACATAATAAGGttgcaaaagaatttttgtttccaggctcacGTTGCtttgtattttcacacacacacacaaaaagtgtcaAATTTGATGGTCAACTTTGCAAGAATTTCTTTTCattacagtatgattttctttggaataaatttgtctggtctgcagtgtcttctaacacgtcttctttttattctttttcttactcaacttgaattccgacaatgaacatgctgattttgATCTTTTCAGTTTGAGGGATGGTGTGTTCCTAtgatggtcgggagaaaaacaacagcaaacaaacaaaaacaaaccaaccaacctacctcaCATTTaatttctccataatgaaaagaaaaatataatccactgaactagcaaaatcaggaagatAGTGCAGAATGCCAATAATTATCAGTGCAATCAATGACTGACAGTATTGATTCGGACGGTCCGGCGATCGATTCACGATTTTGGAGGTCCGGTGATCGATTCACAATTTCGGAAGTCCGGCGATCGATTCCCACTCAGGTACTGACTACACTCTCAATATTGGTGAAACTCAGTCAGTGGATGTCTAGGTCACACAGTTCGATCGACTTTTACAAAATTTTCATgcagaaatcatcttcagaatagtcGTTTGGATTATGCTATGACTCTCGAcagtcatcaaactcatcttgcaactttgaaactttggcaaaacttaaCCAAATCAGTAATAATATATTCCATTGAACTAGCACAATCAGGAAGATcatgcagaacaacaacaaatatcagtgaaatcaagacCTACTCACTGGCACTATCGATTTCGGAGGTCCAGCgtttgattcatgatttcggAGGTCCGCTGATCGATTCACATTCAAGTACCAACTTCACTCTCGTTGTCAGCAAAACTCGGTCAGTCaatatctaggtcactcagttcaatcaatttttacaagattctcatgcAAAAATCATTCAAAAATTGTTCCGATTACGTTAAAGCTCTCGGCAATCATCAAACTCGTCTTAcaactttaaaaattcacaactttgtcaaaattcaagcaaatcggATTCTGAACAGTGCAAAATGCCCGGCAGGAAGTGCCGAAAATGAGGCTGTGAATCTTGCAAGAGTCTCGTTTAtataaacaacaatggctgcgCCCATAGTCAGCACATGTTTAGCTAGCGGTACTGGGCACATTCGGGTGTTACACTGCAAGCCGTTACGGGACGTAAATGTTGAAAGAGGGTAAACTAATATCCacgctggagtctgcaccagtgggtcacagtatagCACATTTAAATGAAATGCTTTCTTTCTCCAAGCAAACAACCAATGGGAAAAGGGACAGTACTACCTGTCGCCTCAAATTGAGGTACAGCTCGTAGGGGTTGGGAGGTTTCTCCAGGACGATGTCACGATTCTCCGCTTGTTCCCGCGTCTGAGCTTCTGTCTTGGCCCGTAACTTTCGTTTGCGGGGATGGACGGGAATTTCGTCGTTGGGCCCCGCACCTCCTGAGTCTGAGGCTGGCTCTCCTGACCCGTCGTCCTTGTTCTCCGCAAATTCTACAcacagcaaattaaaaaaaattatcttcattattatcattttcttcttctaaaataTTCATTAACTGTGTTCCCTTGCAAAGAAGCTTCTTTTCTATCAAAATATGTACAATATAATCAAAATAACAAACTTCAACTGCAAGCTGACAAGTATGGTATTACATCTTATTATTTTGCTGCTTATACGAGTTATAGCCCGGCTGACCAGACCATCCATATCATGACTGAAAAACTTAATATTGACCCTgtacaacttgaaacaaaacaaaacaaaataaacaaaaacaacaacaacaagaagaaaatgaaaagaaagaaacctgtaCAAGATATGCAGACACTAATACAGTCACATACagtcatatagatagtataaaagtatattgcccattgtcatacaaggaaataagcaatatactagaaagagacttttataggtgtttgaattcaagtctaaaacctcgtcagttgactctctcagactttggtccgattcgcagaccaattctgagcttagctctcagactattatcaaattcattacggaccaagtattgttctaatgtcaagtgtatatgctttagtaacctgacaattgagcatataatttttcgctgtagcttgatgaagccttttgtacacgaaagtgtgtcttcacaagtgactgagaacgttgatgtttttgactttttgcattcattatcagttgtttcgcttgtcagtttaacgacttctcttttacgaagtcctttaagtaatttcctgtaactgtatttagagggttttttttgttgttgtttttttcttccaaatttcacccacatttttaccctcatttgcccagtttcttccaaccctccattcatccacatctcccaccccttctaaccgataatactcagatgtattcataaatactttaacaaaatgtcttcaatcaccgatatgtgtgacgggacatttaaacaaaattcttcttcttcttcttcacatacaaacaacaaatacCAATTTTTTCAACAACTCACTCAGACACTGCCATATAGATGGCCTTAAATTTCCTAATCAATTATAACATTTATTACACGGGACTAATTTCACATTCTTTTCTGTGTTGATTCTTGTACAGTGCTTCACACACTACAAGCACAATCACTGAAAATACAGACAAAATCTGAAATGATAGATGAAATCAGTCACATCAATGCTTTATGTTTGCTACTATGCTAGGCACAGAAATCGCTTTCTGCTGGATACTGCCTCATTCTTTATTTTTAACGATAAAGTGGACAACATGCTCAGCAAAACAAGGACCAAAGTGTCATTCGGAGTCAGTCTGTATACATCactagtgtatatatatatatatatcctttgtcTTTGAAAGAATTCTCCAGTCATATACATGGAGAGACTTTCAGATAACTACAACAAGAAAGGGTCAACAGAAAAGTTTACCAgtatagacacatacacaaacagctgAAACATGGTCATCATATAGAAAATAGATAAATCTACTAATTTGTGTGCACTAGCAAGTCAAGAATTGAAGAAATTGACCATTTTTGATAAACTATTAATGATCATTGAATACTTATATCAATTTACACAAACATTACTAACTTACATAAACATTtattttgtaactttttttatGCCATCATgaagggcctgactaagcgcgttgggctatgccacaggtcaggcatctgcttggcagatgtggtgtagcgtatatggatttgtccgaacgcagtgacggctccttgagctactgaaactgaaactgaagttcatGGGGGGAATATCATATCAAAATACATCAAACTATCTAGTCAGGTTAGTCTCACGCAGCtggtgagaaaaagaaaatgccatTTAAGTCCGCTAAAGCCATGACTGTATGAATAAAGCGAACCATGTCTGAATCAGTTAGGCGTTgggacttcagatccagtgttcaccagtgataaaaGAGTTCAAGACTCATTTCCGGCATGGTGCTGTGAAAGGCACTTTGCCCTGACGTTCCTCACCTGACCCAGGTATCGAACATTGGCTGGGAAAGATGAAAATTGGCGGGAGGattggacccctccttcctattgggcccccccccttcctatgctgagccctagaatgaccagacacagtggatatcaattcactgcccctgtggccatagaaggctatgggacctttaaataCAGGCAGTTGCAGTAAATATGATTCTCATCTGCTGAATGCACTGAACACGAAAGTAATGAACAGATGTTGAGAAGATTAAATGACTTTCCTGATagtagagaaaagagaaaagaaatcgagaaagagaaacagagaaagagatagacaaagaggctGAGAACTAAACAAAAGAGCGAGGCagcagagacaaggagagggtgaggggagaggatcACCTCTGGAGTCTGCCTTGGACACCCTGTCCTGCGTCTCCTTGTTGGGTTCCACTTTGGGCTGACCACCTCccgtcttctgctgcttctgctcctgctgctgcttcatGGCTGTGTGAGATCGCAGCGTCCGTGTCGGGcgtgactcctcctcctccctgtcccctccttcctcctcctccttgccgtTGCTGGTCAGCTCCTCCCTGGTaaccgacgacgatgacgactctGGCAGCGCCCCTTTGCCGGCAGAGTTTCTGTTCTCATCCCGCTCGCTGGAACCTGTGCGGGAGGATGGACGGGAAGGGGGTGCAGGAGAGGGGGTGTTCATCGTCAACGAGTTTTCCTCCTTCGGCAACATAGGGGCCAGGGAGGTGGGTGGCGGTTTGGTCCCCTCGTCAGAGTCCGTCACGTCCATGGTGGTCCACTGGCCAGTGTTGGCCGCCGCCTGGGTTGTTGGATTGAGCACGTAGGGGAGGGCTGGCTTGGACAGCAGGTTCTTCGTCTGGTCCGGGGCATGGGGCGTGGCCGAGGCTTTCTGGGAAGGGAGGATGATCTTGAGGGGGGGGACCTTGGGGCAGGAGGAGAGCCGGCTTTCGTTGTCACGGTCAGACCGGGGGGAAGACGACATGTTCTCGTCGATATCCATGCGCAGCGGGGAGCTGGCTGAGCTGTCCGACTTCTCCGCCGACAACAGATCCAGGCTGGGGGGGAAGGCCTTGGGTGAGGCTCGGTCCCCCCGGTCACCCAGAGAGGACCGCTGCGTCTCCCAGCGCAACGTCCCCAAGTTTGAGTGCAGATTGGAgctggggaggaagggggcggaggtCGCGTTTGTGTgagaaacacccccacccccgctactGACCGTGACCGGCACACTCCCCTCACTCGCCACGCTTGAACTGCTGACACACGAaatgctgccaccaccaccacctccactacttcGACGACTACTGCTGTGGGGGTGGTTGGCGGGCTGGGAAGTCCTGTCGGCGGGACCGGGAGCGATGAGGGAATCCTTCTCCACACCACTGGCCGCACTGCTACTCCCCCCAGTGGTGGATGACACACCGCTGCCGGTtcgtgacacacacacccccacactccccccctccagcACCGGCCCTGCCTGATGACTGATGCGATGTCGACCCgtagacgatgatgatgatgaagcactGGTGCTGTGGTTCACGCCCTCCATGGAGGCTGGAATGTGCTGACTGTCCCGCAGGTGGTGGCCagagttaccaccaccaccaccacctgtcacacCTGGGGACAGGCGTGAGGCGGCCCCTCCCGCGTTCTGCTGTAAGCGCGAGGTTCGAACACCTGTTCTGAACACCCCGCCGCCTCCCCGctcgtcatcgtcttcatcgtcactgaCCTCCTCCAGAGGCTGAGGGGTGAAGGGCTCAGTGCGCAGACGCTGCAATGAGGGCCCTGGTCCCTGAGACGAGGGGAAGCCACTCTCCTCCTCGGAAGAGTCTGGGCGAACACACTGCACTTTGAGGGACGGCaaggtgagaggggtggaggaggaggaagacggggTGGACGATGGGCAGGGTGCAGCCACACTGTTctggctcccccccccaccaccaccaccaccccccacaccaccaccacctatccgCATGATACTGTCCCAGTTGTCTGGACCTCCTCGTGCcttgtgatggtggtgctggttgtggtgggggtgggggtggtggtggtggtcggtggggaagggagggaggaggtctGAGCGGCgtgccccctcctcaccccccacctccatgcTGGACACGGGAGAGCAGGAGGGTGAGGGGCGACCGCTGCCCCCTCCCCGgttcatcacccctcccccccgctcccgcCCGTGATGGGAGGGTGGctgtaactgctgctgctgttgttgttgttgttgttggtcgccTGTGTCCATGGTCAGGATATACGACTTGAACATTGGTTCTTTGGAATCTGTGCTCTTTCTGttactggaaaaaacaacaacaaaaaacaaaatgatacaatACACATAGTCCAGCAGTCACCAAATTCAAACAGGGCTTATGATAAGCTTAAAGTCTTAAGGTTCCCAGGGACTCTTTAATTATAAGGGGTCCCAAACTACATTCAGAGGGTCACACTAGTGCTGCACTTTCTCGTCAAATCTGCATGgctacacacacataggcagccataccttCCAGTCCTATCTGGGTTTCTGGGCCAACAAGTAAGTTAAGGGAAACAACTTTTTGTAGTAGATGATCTGAGTGTCAGACAGAAGCTATGATACAGGATTTTTACTACTTCCATAACATGTTTGTTCTAGAAATTTCAAAGCGTGCCAAGGATCTGCTTGAAGAACACAGTACGTGCTTTCCATTTTTAAAGCGTCCTGGATGTATAATTACGAGTTACCAGAAGTGCTGCTCATCTCATTCTAGCCTACAGCTCCATGCCTGCTGATCTCATTCTAGCCTACAGCTCCAAGCCTACAGCTCCATGCCTGCTGATCTCATTCTAGCCTACAGCTCCAAGCCTACAGCTCCATGCCTGCTAATCTCATTCTAGCCTACAGCTCCAAGCCTACAGCTCCATGCCTGCTGATCTCGTTCTAGCCTACAGCTCCAAGCCTACAGCTCCATGCCTGCTGATCTCATTCTAGCCTACAGCTCCATGCCTGCTGATCTCATTCTAGCCTACAGCTCCATGCCTGCTGATCTCATTCTAGCCTACAGCTCCATGCCTGCTGATCTCATTCTAGCCTACAGCTCCATGCCTGCTGATCTCATTCTAGCCTACAGCTCCAAGCCTACAGCTCCATGCCTGCTGATCTCATTCTAGCCTACAGCTCCATGCCTTTCTTCAACTCCTCTGGACCTGCACTGCATGAGGCCActgtaaaaaaccaacaaccaaaaaccaacaccaccaggGTGGTTCACTGAAATGGCCAAAATCAATGCAGAATTGCTGATTTAATCTGTCAAACAAGGCTTCGTTTTCCTGCCTCAGGAATCCAGAAACAGTTCAGTTTACAATGCCAACtgcaccaagcaagaataaacgaaattcaAACTGTGTGTTGGTAGGAGACAACtcctacctggtccacaggggaagtaatcatggtacgagttaacttgtacctggagtagaatgagttgaaTTATTTGCTCAACACTAGTGAAGCCACTACTGTCCCCTTTTAACTTCATCCCTCTGGCACACTACACCAACTGGGAATGGCATTTTACTCCATGCTCAAAACCACCTACAatggtagatggtagtctggatGCTAATCTATGGATGGGAcaataaactgaagtcctgtaAGATGAGTCAATAAACTAAGGTCCGGTGTGATGAGACAAAAAAACCACGGTCTTGTGTGCAAtgtgcatataaaagaacccacagcaaaagctgttcctggcaaaattctgtaaaagaattcTATCtgatgatagtaaaacaaatacactttaagaaagaaaaaagaaaaaaaaaagaggaggatagCACTGCATTGTGACGACAAGCTCTCCCCTGGGAAAAGCCAccagaatttcatacagagaaatgtgGTGTGTCAaaaagtagtacaatacaataaagtagtACATtggtcacaaaaaaaaacccttaaaagaACACTTGGGAAATCGCACAGCTTTCTTCTTGAGGGCATGGTGAAAGCATGCTAGGTTTTTAGCAAACAGCTGTGAATGCAGCGAATGTAATGAGCAACACTCATAACCAGAGGTACCTCCCTGCATGTGCATTTACAGgtttttaacaatgaaaaacaacagccACTGTTTATAAACCATGGAATAATAACATTTTTGACTGAAACATTTGATTTTTCAAAAGCATTTCTTCAAACTGTTCCTGGTGCACACGTGTCTGAATCAGCCATCAGTGTAGTAAATGGGAGGCCCATGGCTGACCAAACTATATCCAGCCTGCATAATTTGATCATCTCAGATTTGGTTTTAACCTTTTATGAAATTATATCAGCTTTAATGAAATTACTGTTGACCTTTTGTGAAATCTGTGCACAACAAATGCTGAAGGTTTATAAAAAAATTGTATGTtgtaaaacaagactcacttttggTAAGTTGTAAAAGAAGACTAAAGACTAACTTCTGATATGTTgaaaaacaagactcacttttggTAAGTTGTAAAAGAAGACTAAAGACTAACTTCTGATATGCTgaaaaacaagactcacttttggTAAGTTGTAAAAGAAGACTCACTTTCGGTAAGTAGTAACAGAAGACTAAAGACTAACTATTAATAAGCTGAAAAACAAGACTTACTTTTGgatagttataaaaaaaaaaaaaatctgaaataatACTCACTTTTGATAAGTTGTTAACTTTTTGTGCAGTCTGTACATAACAAATCCTGAAGGTTTATAAAAACTGGATGTTGTCAAAAGCAAGACTCACTTTGTAAGTTGCAAAGGACGATTTAAGACTAACTTTTGTGTGCTgaaaaataagactcacttttggaTAGTTGTAAAAAAGTtgtaaaacaagactcacttttgtGAAGTTGTAAAACAAGATTTACATTTGATAAGTTgaaaacaagactcacttttgataagttgaaaacaagactcacttttgataagttgaaaacaagactcacttttgataagttGAAAAATAATATTTCCGGCACACTGTGGAGTCTGCACTGCACTAAAGGGTCACGGTGAAGCATGTGTAGTTAAAACAATATTTACTTATGATATGTAGTAAAACAGAACTCTTAAAATAAGTTGTATTTCATGGTCATATTATCTGTACACTACacgtctctctacctctgtccctGGTTGGGACCCGCCTCTTCTCCACTGCTGCTGCCTGCAGATTTAAACTTGAGGAACAAGCGAGGGGAAGACAGGGGCTTGTCCACTGGGGACTTGGGAGGTAGGCTCAGACGGCGATTTCCAAAGCTCCCTCCTAAGGAGTACGAGTTGTCGCCTTTCACCATCGACATAGACGAGCTGCGAGGTTTGATTTctgaaacaagagaaaaaaagccaGTATCTCTATTTTAGTGGATGTGTAATAGAGAACTCATTTCTGTCAGTGTATTTGAAAAAAGAACTAATTTTCGTCGGTGGATGTGTAATAGAGAACTCATTTCCGTCACAATCGTCGGTGGATGTGTAACAGAGAACTCATTTCCGTCACaatcagttttgttttcagtctgaaggaggtgtcaaagcgagcTAACTGAACGATaaactctacaccacatctgctgttactGTGTAAgaaaaagttttgttttcaattttcaaggaagaaaaaaaggagcagacgCCTACAGTGCTGGTCAGACCTTCATAGTAACCTAGGTCTGTgtaaaaacattaacataaaacgaaaaaaaaaaatgtaatcaaataaacaaagaagtaaataaattaaaatgtaacagaacacataaaaaaaaaaaaaaaataaataaataaaaaaagagtgGAAGGAAAATGGtcgaattagaaaaaaaaatgtccagccATACCAAACAACCCAGTACATCAAAAGGAGAaagttaacaaaaaaacaacaacaaaaaaacaacaacaaaaaaatgttggttgtaaaataagactcattCTGATAAGAGGTGTCCAGACTATAGGtcagtcttcagggactgtgttagttggaaataACACTGAAGGAAAAAGCAAAGCTGAAG
This window encodes:
- the LOC143285550 gene encoding uncharacterized protein LOC143285550 isoform X7 — encoded protein: MAMLMRMTDETSQGDSSPKPSSPPPSVTSTKRTPADKKVNKRNERGETPLHIAAKRGDVKHARRLIKSGASVNVADYAGWTPLHEACNLGNVDVAKQLLKAGASVNVLGLGDESPLHDAAINNHRKLVGILLKHGANPLQTNIKGQTPVDVANDANIKKLLNREIVSSNSDTSSVEEVTSPTSPDSLASIKDDDRGLDVEEIKPRSSSMSMVKGDNSYSLGGSFGNRRLSLPPKSPVDKPLSSPRLFLKFKSAGSSSGEEAGPNQGQSNRKSTDSKEPMFKSYILTMDTGDQQQQQQQQQQLQPPSHHGRERGGGVMNRGGGSGRPSPSCSPVSSMEVGGEEGARRSDLLPPFPTDHHHHPHPHHNQHHHHKARGGPDNWDSIMRIGGGGVGGGGGGGGGSQNSVAAPCPSSTPSSSSSTPLTLPSLKVQCVRPDSSEEESGFPSSQGPGPSLQRLRTEPFTPQPLEEVSDDEDDDERGGGGVFRTGVRTSRLQQNAGGAASRLSPGVTGGGGGGNSGHHLRDSQHIPASMEGVNHSTSASSSSSSTGRHRISHQAGPVLEGGSVGVCVSRTGSGVSSTTGGSSSAASGVEKDSLIAPGPADRTSQPANHPHSSSRRSSGGGGGGSISCVSSSSVASEGSVPVTVSSGGGGVSHTNATSAPFLPSSNLHSNLGTLRWETQRSSLGDRGDRASPKAFPPSLDLLSAEKSDSSASSPLRMDIDENMSSSPRSDRDNESRLSSCPKVPPLKIILPSQKASATPHAPDQTKNLLSKPALPYVLNPTTQAAANTGQWTTMDVTDSDEGTKPPPTSLAPMLPKEENSLTMNTPSPAPPSRPSSRTGSSERDENRNSAGKGALPESSSSSVTREELTSNGKEEEEGGDREEEESRPTRTLRSHTAMKQQQEQKQQKTGGGQPKVEPNKETQDRVSKADSREFAENKDDGSGEPASDSGGAGPNDEIPVHPRKRKLRAKTEAQTREQAENRDIVLEKPPNPYELYLNLRRQQMLNRHKLMNSVTPKPPNGFKDYLMVNCTYVLQGNATSTLSVPMLTPPNSVTGPMRELFEAQERARYRLRLQHHIEREKLMLAIEQEILREHARAARAVANQNQPLSVCTILCEEEIYNLHELDQVDERDKSSRSRYNGRQFLSWLQDVGDKYNNIKNLLLLRHHHEAESLHAVQKMDWEWKLKECGQCDYKTTPVIDDLHLPMVQVNDEFELLPPQRLRLS
- the LOC143285550 gene encoding uncharacterized protein LOC143285550 isoform X3, whose product is MSSWRVGSTFRRQQREKPVVVGPTQAEGKALKRKLLTSDPVDDEADKKVTAAKRKRPIGFDASSPDPGNSSSPRGGSGNVRSHGVPLSERQQMAMLMRMTDETSQGDSSPKPSSPPPSVTSTKRTPADKKVNKRNERGETPLHIAAKRGDVKHARRLIKSGASVNVADYAGWTPLHEACNLGNVDVAKQLLKAGASVNVLGLGDESPLHDAAINNHRKLVGILLKHGANPLQTNIKGQTPVDVANDANIKKLLNREIVSSNSDTSSVEEVTSPTSPDSLASIKDDDRGLDVEEIKPRSSSMSMVKGDNSYSLGGSFGNRRLSLPPKSPVDKPLSSPRLFLKFKSAGSSSGEEAGPNQGQSNRKSTDSKEPMFKSYILTMDTGDQQQQQQQQQQLQPPSHHGRERGGGVMNRGGGSGRPSPSCSPVSSMEVGGEEGARRSDLLPPFPTDHHHHPHPHHNQHHHHKARGGPDNWDSIMRIGGGGVGGGGGGGGGSQNSVAAPCPSSTPSSSSSTPLTLPSLKVQCVRPDSSEEESGFPSSQGPGPSLQRLRTEPFTPQPLEEVSDDEDDDERGGGGVFRTGVRTSRLQQNAGGAASRLSPGVTGGGGGGNSGHHLRDSQHIPASMEGVNHSTSASSSSSSTGRHRISHQAGPVLEGGSVGVCVSRTGSGVSSTTGGSSSAASGVEKDSLIAPGPADRTSQPANHPHSSSRRSSGGGGGGSISCVSSSSVASEGSVPVTVSSGGGGVSHTNATSAPFLPSSNLHSNLGTLRWETQRSSLGDRGDRASPKAFPPSLDLLSAEKSDSSASSPLRMDIDENMSSSPRSDRDNESRLSSCPKVPPLKIILPSQKASATPHAPDQTKNLLSKPALPYVLNPTTQAAANTGQWTTMDVTDSDEGTKPPPTSLAPMLPKEENSLTMNTPSPAPPSRPSSRTGSSERDENRNSAGKGALPESSSSSVTREELTSNGKEEEEGGDREEEESRPTRTLRSHTAMKQQQEQKQQKTGGGQPKVEPNKETQDRVSKADSREFAENKDDGSGEPASDSGGAGPNDEIPVHPRKRKLRAKTEAQTREQAENRDIVLEKPPNPYELYLNLRRQQMLNRHKLMNSVTPKPPNGFKDYLMVNCTYVLQGNATSTLSVPMLTPPNSVTGPMRELFEAQERARYRLRLQHHIEREKLMLAIEQEILREHARAARAVANQNQPLSVCTILCEEEIYNLHELDQVDERDKSSRSRYNGRQFLSWLQDVGDKYNNIKNLLLLRHHHEAESLHAVQKMDWEWKLKECGQCDYKTTPVIDDLHLPMVQVNDEFELLPPQRLRLS
- the LOC143285550 gene encoding uncharacterized protein LOC143285550 isoform X2, which encodes MPSLLHHRRHHHRVHRRPHHPPRLFMPDMSEKKSPPQKEKPVVVGPTQAEGKALKRKLLTSDPVDDEDKKVTAAKRKRPIGFDASSPDPGNSSSPRGGSGNVRSHGVPLSERQQMAMLMRMTDETSQGDSSPKPSSPPPSVTSTKRTPADKKVNKRNERGETPLHIAAKRGDVKHARRLIKSGASVNVADYAGWTPLHEACNLGNVDVAKQLLKAGASVNVLGLGDESPLHDAAINNHRKLVGILLKHGANPLQTNIKGQTPVDVANDANIKKLLNREIVSSNSDTSSVEEVTSPTSPDSLASIKDDDRGLDVEEIKPRSSSMSMVKGDNSYSLGGSFGNRRLSLPPKSPVDKPLSSPRLFLKFKSAGSSSGEEAGPNQGQSNRKSTDSKEPMFKSYILTMDTGDQQQQQQQQQQLQPPSHHGRERGGGVMNRGGGSGRPSPSCSPVSSMEVGGEEGARRSDLLPPFPTDHHHHPHPHHNQHHHHKARGGPDNWDSIMRIGGGGVGGGGGGGGGSQNSVAAPCPSSTPSSSSSTPLTLPSLKVQCVRPDSSEEESGFPSSQGPGPSLQRLRTEPFTPQPLEEVSDDEDDDERGGGGVFRTGVRTSRLQQNAGGAASRLSPGVTGGGGGGNSGHHLRDSQHIPASMEGVNHSTSASSSSSSTGRHRISHQAGPVLEGGSVGVCVSRTGSGVSSTTGGSSSAASGVEKDSLIAPGPADRTSQPANHPHSSSRRSSGGGGGGSISCVSSSSVASEGSVPVTVSSGGGGVSHTNATSAPFLPSSNLHSNLGTLRWETQRSSLGDRGDRASPKAFPPSLDLLSAEKSDSSASSPLRMDIDENMSSSPRSDRDNESRLSSCPKVPPLKIILPSQKASATPHAPDQTKNLLSKPALPYVLNPTTQAAANTGQWTTMDVTDSDEGTKPPPTSLAPMLPKEENSLTMNTPSPAPPSRPSSRTGSSERDENRNSAGKGALPESSSSSVTREELTSNGKEEEEGGDREEEESRPTRTLRSHTAMKQQQEQKQQKTGGGQPKVEPNKETQDRVSKADSREFAENKDDGSGEPASDSGGAGPNDEIPVHPRKRKLRAKTEAQTREQAENRDIVLEKPPNPYELYLNLRRQQMLNRHKLMNSVTPKPPNGFKDYLMVNCTYVLQGNATSTLSVPMLTPPNSVTGPMRELFEAQERARYRLRLQHHIEREKLMLAIEQEILREHARAARAVANQNQPLSVCTILCEEEIYNLHELDQVDERDKSSRSRYNGRQFLSWLQDVGDKYNNIKNLLLLRHHHEAESLHAVQKMDWEWKLKECGQCDYKTTPVIDDLHLPMVQVNDEFELLPPQRLRLS